The following are encoded together in the Pedobacter steynii genome:
- a CDS encoding non-ribosomal peptide synthetase, giving the protein MSNQSKLDLGALSANLNIKGRTYWNKRLNNFEWTNYFQPGLSITDRGQESDFRLFELMAPVDLQEDLFKLTSSAKGQHIILISVLAALMNKLSFKQDVLIFTTTYQEDKSSKGGKIVPFRINELDAFTFAELIRNTQVNLNQDLQHVDYELSRIFSAGEMENDAFIKSGVAFESIHDVDVLRNAEIDLLFSFESKENLRLNLRYDARRFELQYIKQIAGAYWGICRKLLINAHMPIHEIEFLDDQEISQTIDQLSLADKNQHPVPASYHQERLWFIDKFEAGYLYPSKPVYHNIPLVMHFNQHLNTEALSWILQEILKKDSIFFKYAELLNDQIILKPAEDTGSLLHIVDLNGSPKDLENLIAAEFNFDFETVKRLFRITAFQISSKKAVLVIVMHHLIADRFTMKLLAGQIINAYDHFMQTGKVLPIKSAARYEEFCLWQKSMFGSIELGLLSFWKKAIGKNLRALEFPLNRSRAAIHIYKAATVKIAIPEEVLKQVLAFTASHQLSTETFFMGVFKILLHKYALQDEIVIGASIQNREHQLLRDMIGPVSNLIPVKSDVNDELSVLSYLGDLYEAYQESGKYQLMPFDKMVTELAPEKDMSRTALFDVLFQYDDAPVQVSDLNGLQVEIEETNLGYGKYDLNLLIQHNGKIADGIMVYNALYLDELTVKAFMKHFVQLIQNVIKTPQLSIGYLQITEKKERAQLLAGLDNCEVKYPESETIVSLFKKRVLKDPLSIAIEFEEKQMTYQELDRLSNLVANALIATGLTGNAITGILTDRSPDAVIAMLGILKAGGAYLPIDIDFPASRIDYMIKDSGLEFILADRQFKGIIPDHVKVIYLDEIEMKNTDVLSAELRSKPSDLCYVIYTSGTTGHPKGVMIEHRNVVRLMFNESFSFDFNEHDVWTMFHSHCFDFSVWEMYGALLYGGKLIIVPKQTAKDSKIFLRLLKEKGVTILNQTPGAFYNLIAEDELADDDALKIRLVVFGGEALNVRRLHSWYTRHPSVKLVNMYGITETTVHVTYKEISGSEIEANINSIGKPIPTLSVCLLDKYMNLVPLGIAGEIYVGGEGVARGYLNNKPLSDLRFINSPYHQARRLYRSGDLARINNSGEIEYIGRADNQVQLRGFRIELGEISYALQLFAGIKEVHVSLLEVGEDQYLVAYYVADERIDERTLRSHIAELLPDYMHPSYYVELHSFPLTSNGKLDVKLLPKPVVELEADHIAPTGAIEEQLAEIWSSVLGIDKALIGRNRSFFELGGHSLKAVNLINQISKEMGAGLRLKDVFNYPTIRGLGELPEFGTRSQYQGIGKAAKQPYYRLSSAQKRMYLLYQLDRESLAYNMPHLFRLEGAVDLVRLEDAFSRLISRHGILRTVFEQVGEEPVQSVLAPFVFKVSCFTAADQSELAAVSDLFIRPFDLEEGPLLRVGLVCLSAEEHVLMIDMHHIITDGISQEILIREFMALYQGADPALPELQYIDYAEWQYNRLQEHGQEADKAYWLNRFSAELPVLNLPLDEVRPLVKDHKGGSVQFMLTAAESQALKKLADEQGSTVFMVLLCCWNLLLFRLSGQRDIVVGSPAAGRNHAGLEQMAGMFVNTLALRTEIPVEQEIQVYLQQLSTAVLDDFAHQDYQYEELIGALHLERDTSRNPLFDVMFVLQNYEMNELQIPGLTLSPLASPHQLSKFDLLLSCTERSGCLCFDLDYASALFLPASIDRYIGYLRRIIDTLCRNPETIIGDLDILPAVESEQLLNGFNQTERAYPSDGNLISLFEAQVARNPEQRALRFGQEELSYGALNKLSGQVSAYLHRQCGVASGSLVGILLERDSILVPAIYGVLKSGCAYVPIDPHYPVSRMVSILEDSGLKAVLTRGSCIPESLKENPLFRDLFIDLDVVLDDILLEEALSIPVKGSDLAYVIYTSGSTGKPKGVMIEHHSVVNRLLWMQDRYGIGASDLLIQKTPISFDVSVWELFWWSVSGAGLYVPEPGVEKDASALLEVIGREGVTTIHFVPSMLGAFLQMLVQEESPEVALQGLRQVFTSGEALPSVQVSQFRDYIHRYTGSRLINLYGPTEATVDVSYYECDFSVPVPFTIPIGRPIDNTRFYILDPQGKVVPLGVSGELCIAGVGLARGYLGNAGLTDAKFRFSAGIKGERLYHSGDLARWSASGEVEFLGRIDHQVKLRGQRIELEEIGVHLSAHEQIGESVVLLLEQQGEQSLVAYYISSVELGTEELRSFLSGKLPSYMLPSYFIRMDVFPLTGNGKLDRKRLPAPELLTGSGSYVAASGAIEQQLLEIWSEVLKIEASLISIDHSFFDLGGHSLRAMVVLNKVFKQLKVKLPLLEIFTNNTIRSLARLISDTEQSVYRSIPKASKKSYYSTNSAQKSLYFLHEYDREFLAYNMPRIVKISGVVTTEKLVDTLQKLVARHEIFRTSFALVENQPVQLITEKPDFNIPIFTSASIEETSQLLMSLIKPFDLAQAPLIRAGIVKVSDTEHYLMVDTHHIIFDGISNGIMIRDFAALYNNEQLPEIKLHFKDYAEWQQSHIQQKLMQRKKDFWMKEFAEGIPVLNLPTDFTRPVSKSHEGKVIDFKLNEEESGAIRDLAENQKTTLFMVLLSAFSVLLSKVSGQEDLVIGTSTAGRNHEDLNEMIGLFLSTLPLRNKPKADLKFSDFLDIVKHRTLASFEHQSFEFDIALEVAGERRDLSRNALFDVMFMLQNFERSSDIIPDLSFEMINWENAGAKFDLTLTAIEIDKEIALNFEYCTKLFKRETIERYGIWLRNIINQIVINSEIPIADIQLMSEVEKDEVLNQFNSAFVEYHTNETIIDLFEYQVSQRPEAEALTYMDRVFTYHELNERVNRLAHYLIKREVAMEEIVALYLDRSAEMIIAMLAVLKAGGAFLCIDPDQCPSERLKSILTESKVKNVIVAEMHTTDFYGAEALSFAEVEGCTDTFPVNNPKKVIPIYSLAYVTYTSGSTGTPKGVMIEHQSLLDYAMTFSDYFSVTDQDRVLQMASFTFDTAIEEIFPALISGASIVMLSERVFSGNSIADLIYKTNVSILSSTPLVLNELNGFVDYLGSLRIIISGGDLLKASYIDQLFYCCPIYNTYGPSESTVCMTYHPILNLEDAPIIGSPIRNRQVLLVDDHGNLAPVSLKGEICVSGKGLARGYLNDPELSQEKFVENPFSGGVMYRTGDIGRWLEDGRIEFLGRKDNQIKIRGIRIEPAEIEACLNKFPEIKDVLVVKKEYKDFSYLLAYYVANEQISPDDLKFFLSTLLPDYMVPLQYVFIPEMSMTITGKIDRNSLPEPEFDSMEYVAPETPTEEKLVEIWSALLGIEKDEISVTTSFFHIGGHSLNAMAFSSEVYQFYNIKMPLKELFIRPTIRFTADYIDKQMLIDEHPDNQMVVSL; this is encoded by the coding sequence ATGTCGAATCAATCAAAACTGGATCTTGGCGCCCTGAGCGCGAATTTAAATATTAAGGGTCGTACCTATTGGAATAAAAGGCTGAATAATTTTGAATGGACAAATTATTTCCAGCCCGGTCTTTCTATTACTGATCGTGGACAGGAAAGTGATTTTCGTCTTTTTGAGCTGATGGCTCCTGTTGATCTGCAAGAGGATTTATTCAAGCTGACTTCCTCGGCCAAAGGACAGCATATCATCCTTATAAGTGTGCTTGCAGCCTTGATGAATAAGCTATCTTTTAAACAGGATGTTTTGATTTTTACAACGACCTATCAGGAAGATAAAAGCAGTAAAGGCGGGAAAATTGTCCCATTCCGGATTAATGAGCTGGATGCATTTACATTCGCTGAACTGATCAGGAATACCCAGGTTAATTTGAATCAGGACCTTCAACATGTTGATTATGAGTTGTCAAGAATTTTTTCAGCCGGAGAAATGGAAAACGACGCTTTTATTAAATCAGGTGTGGCGTTCGAAAGTATTCACGATGTAGATGTATTACGGAATGCAGAGATAGATCTTCTTTTTTCTTTCGAAAGTAAGGAAAACCTTAGACTGAACCTGAGATACGATGCAAGGAGGTTCGAATTACAGTATATCAAACAAATAGCCGGAGCCTATTGGGGTATTTGCAGAAAGCTACTGATCAATGCTCATATGCCTATCCATGAAATAGAATTTTTGGACGACCAGGAGATCAGTCAGACCATAGACCAGCTCAGTTTAGCTGACAAAAATCAGCATCCCGTTCCGGCATCATACCATCAGGAGCGGCTTTGGTTTATTGATAAATTTGAAGCAGGATATTTATATCCTTCCAAACCTGTTTACCACAATATACCGTTGGTAATGCATTTTAATCAGCATTTGAATACTGAAGCGCTGAGCTGGATTTTGCAGGAAATCCTGAAAAAGGACAGTATATTTTTTAAGTATGCTGAGCTGCTGAATGACCAGATTATACTTAAACCGGCTGAAGATACCGGTTCTTTGCTCCATATTGTTGACTTAAACGGCAGTCCTAAAGACCTTGAAAATCTGATTGCTGCGGAGTTTAACTTTGATTTTGAAACTGTTAAACGATTGTTCCGGATAACGGCTTTTCAAATTTCATCCAAAAAAGCAGTCCTGGTGATTGTGATGCATCACTTGATTGCCGATCGTTTCACCATGAAGCTTCTTGCTGGACAGATCATCAACGCTTATGATCATTTTATGCAGACCGGAAAGGTATTGCCTATAAAGTCAGCCGCCCGGTATGAGGAGTTTTGTTTATGGCAGAAGAGCATGTTTGGCTCCATAGAATTAGGGTTATTGTCTTTCTGGAAAAAAGCAATCGGGAAAAATCTGCGTGCACTGGAATTTCCTTTAAACAGATCAAGGGCAGCCATTCATATTTATAAAGCTGCTACCGTCAAGATCGCCATACCTGAAGAGGTATTAAAACAGGTGCTGGCCTTTACGGCCTCTCATCAGCTAAGTACCGAGACATTTTTTATGGGGGTATTTAAAATTCTGTTACATAAATATGCATTGCAGGATGAGATTGTGATTGGGGCCAGTATCCAAAACCGGGAGCATCAATTGTTAAGAGATATGATCGGGCCTGTTTCAAATCTTATTCCTGTTAAAAGCGATGTTAATGATGAATTAAGTGTTCTTTCTTACCTCGGTGATTTGTACGAAGCCTATCAGGAAAGTGGTAAATATCAATTGATGCCATTTGATAAAATGGTAACAGAACTGGCTCCGGAGAAAGACATGAGTCGTACCGCTTTATTTGATGTGTTGTTTCAGTATGATGATGCCCCTGTTCAGGTTTCTGATTTGAATGGATTACAGGTTGAGATTGAAGAAACCAATCTTGGTTATGGAAAGTATGATCTTAATCTGCTGATTCAGCACAACGGAAAAATTGCGGATGGGATAATGGTTTACAATGCATTGTATCTCGACGAGTTGACTGTTAAGGCCTTTATGAAACATTTTGTACAGCTTATTCAAAATGTAATTAAAACGCCACAATTGAGTATCGGGTATTTACAGATTACTGAAAAAAAGGAAAGAGCGCAATTATTAGCCGGTTTGGATAATTGTGAGGTAAAATATCCTGAATCTGAAACCATTGTTAGCTTGTTTAAGAAGCGGGTATTAAAAGATCCTTTAAGTATTGCCATTGAATTTGAGGAGAAGCAGATGACCTATCAGGAATTAGATAGGTTGAGTAATCTTGTTGCCAATGCGCTGATCGCAACTGGTTTGACCGGGAATGCGATAACAGGTATTTTAACAGATCGTTCTCCCGACGCTGTTATTGCTATGCTAGGTATTTTAAAAGCAGGGGGCGCCTATTTACCCATTGATATTGATTTTCCAGCTTCACGAATTGATTATATGATCAAGGATAGTGGCCTTGAATTTATATTGGCGGACCGGCAGTTTAAAGGTATCATACCAGACCATGTAAAAGTGATTTATCTGGATGAAATTGAAATGAAAAATACTGATGTTTTATCCGCTGAGCTTCGTTCAAAACCATCTGATTTGTGTTATGTAATTTATACTTCAGGTACCACTGGTCATCCAAAGGGGGTAATGATTGAACATAGAAATGTGGTAAGACTGATGTTTAATGAATCTTTCTCTTTTGATTTCAACGAGCATGATGTCTGGACCATGTTTCATAGCCATTGTTTTGATTTCAGTGTATGGGAAATGTATGGAGCTTTGTTGTATGGTGGTAAATTGATTATCGTTCCAAAACAAACTGCAAAAGATTCAAAAATTTTCCTCAGACTCCTGAAAGAAAAAGGAGTAACCATATTGAATCAGACTCCGGGTGCATTTTACAATCTTATCGCAGAAGATGAGCTGGCAGATGATGACGCCCTAAAAATCAGGCTGGTTGTATTTGGAGGAGAGGCGCTAAATGTCAGGAGGTTACATTCCTGGTATACACGGCATCCTTCCGTTAAACTCGTCAATATGTATGGCATTACGGAGACTACGGTACATGTTACTTATAAGGAAATCAGCGGCTCAGAAATTGAGGCCAACATCAATAGCATTGGTAAACCTATTCCAACACTCTCTGTTTGTCTGCTGGATAAATATATGAATTTAGTTCCCCTGGGAATTGCGGGAGAAATTTATGTTGGAGGAGAAGGGGTTGCCAGGGGGTATCTGAATAATAAGCCGCTTTCAGACCTGCGTTTCATAAACAGTCCCTATCATCAGGCCCGGCGTTTGTACCGAAGTGGAGACCTGGCCAGGATCAACAATTCAGGGGAAATCGAATATATAGGTCGTGCGGACAACCAGGTGCAATTGCGTGGTTTCCGTATAGAACTGGGGGAGATCAGTTATGCCCTGCAGCTTTTTGCCGGTATAAAGGAGGTTCATGTATCGCTTCTGGAAGTTGGGGAGGACCAATATCTGGTTGCTTATTATGTGGCTGATGAACGGATTGATGAGCGTACTTTACGGAGCCATATTGCGGAACTGTTACCCGATTATATGCATCCCTCTTACTATGTTGAACTGCATTCTTTTCCGCTGACCTCCAATGGGAAGCTGGATGTGAAGTTGTTGCCAAAGCCTGTTGTGGAGCTGGAAGCCGATCATATTGCTCCTACAGGAGCCATTGAGGAACAGCTGGCAGAGATCTGGTCGTCAGTACTTGGAATAGACAAAGCGCTGATTGGCCGGAACCGCAGTTTCTTTGAGCTGGGAGGGCATTCGCTGAAAGCGGTGAACCTGATCAACCAGATCAGCAAGGAAATGGGGGCTGGCCTTCGTTTGAAAGATGTTTTCAACTACCCGACCATCCGGGGTCTGGGAGAGTTGCCTGAGTTTGGTACCAGGTCTCAGTATCAGGGTATCGGGAAGGCTGCTAAGCAGCCCTATTACCGGTTGTCTTCCGCTCAAAAGCGGATGTACCTGCTGTATCAGCTGGACCGCGAATCACTGGCTTACAATATGCCACATTTGTTCCGCCTGGAGGGCGCGGTTGATCTGGTTCGTCTGGAAGATGCTTTTAGCCGTTTGATTAGTCGTCATGGCATCCTGCGCACTGTTTTTGAACAGGTAGGCGAGGAACCGGTACAGTCTGTTCTGGCTCCTTTTGTTTTTAAAGTATCCTGTTTTACGGCCGCCGACCAGTCCGAATTAGCAGCGGTTAGCGATCTGTTTATCCGTCCTTTTGATCTGGAAGAAGGTCCTTTGCTGCGAGTGGGGCTGGTGTGCTTGTCGGCAGAGGAACATGTGCTGATGATCGACATGCACCACATCATTACCGATGGGATTTCCCAGGAGATCCTGATCCGGGAATTTATGGCCTTGTATCAGGGAGCAGATCCGGCATTACCGGAATTACAATATATAGATTATGCAGAATGGCAATATAATCGCTTGCAGGAGCATGGTCAGGAAGCCGACAAGGCTTACTGGCTGAACCGTTTCTCTGCTGAACTGCCGGTACTGAACCTGCCTTTGGATGAGGTACGTCCGCTGGTGAAAGACCATAAAGGAGGTTCGGTTCAGTTTATGCTGACAGCAGCCGAAAGCCAGGCGTTGAAAAAGCTGGCCGATGAACAGGGGAGCACTGTTTTTATGGTTTTACTGTGCTGTTGGAACCTGCTGTTGTTCCGTCTGAGCGGTCAGCGGGATATTGTGGTGGGTAGCCCTGCCGCGGGCAGAAATCACGCCGGACTGGAGCAGATGGCCGGGATGTTTGTCAACACGCTGGCTTTACGCACTGAGATCCCTGTGGAACAGGAGATTCAGGTTTACCTGCAGCAGCTGAGTACTGCGGTGCTGGATGACTTTGCCCATCAGGACTATCAGTATGAAGAGCTGATCGGTGCCCTTCATCTGGAGCGTGATACCAGCCGCAATCCACTGTTTGATGTGATGTTTGTGCTTCAGAATTATGAGATGAATGAGCTGCAGATTCCGGGTTTAACATTGAGCCCGCTTGCCAGCCCCCATCAGCTCTCTAAATTTGATTTATTACTTTCCTGCACAGAAAGATCCGGTTGTTTGTGTTTTGATCTGGACTATGCCAGCGCTTTGTTTTTGCCGGCAAGCATCGATCGTTATATCGGTTACCTGCGCAGGATCATCGATACCCTTTGCCGGAATCCGGAAACGATTATCGGCGATCTGGACATCCTTCCTGCAGTGGAATCTGAGCAGCTGCTGAACGGTTTCAACCAGACGGAACGGGCTTATCCCTCAGATGGGAACCTGATCAGTCTTTTTGAGGCTCAGGTAGCGCGTAATCCGGAGCAGCGGGCCCTGCGTTTTGGTCAGGAAGAGCTGAGTTATGGAGCGTTGAATAAGCTCAGCGGTCAGGTTTCGGCTTATCTGCATCGCCAATGTGGGGTAGCGTCGGGATCCCTGGTGGGGATATTACTGGAACGGGATTCCATTCTGGTGCCGGCGATTTATGGGGTATTGAAAAGTGGTTGTGCATATGTTCCGATAGATCCTCATTATCCGGTCTCCCGTATGGTTTCGATCCTGGAAGATTCAGGACTGAAAGCGGTACTGACCAGAGGGTCCTGTATTCCTGAGTCATTGAAAGAGAATCCATTATTCAGAGATTTGTTTATAGACCTGGATGTGGTGCTGGATGATATCCTGTTGGAGGAAGCTTTAAGCATTCCGGTTAAAGGGAGTGACCTGGCTTATGTGATCTATACTTCGGGATCAACGGGTAAGCCCAAAGGAGTGATGATCGAACATCATTCGGTAGTGAACCGTTTATTGTGGATGCAGGATCGTTATGGGATAGGTGCATCAGATTTGCTGATCCAGAAAACACCGATTTCGTTTGATGTTTCGGTCTGGGAATTGTTCTGGTGGTCTGTTAGCGGTGCGGGCTTGTATGTTCCTGAACCAGGGGTAGAGAAAGATGCTTCCGCGCTGCTGGAGGTGATCGGTCGGGAAGGGGTGACCACGATCCACTTTGTGCCTTCGATGCTTGGGGCTTTTCTGCAGATGCTTGTTCAGGAGGAAAGCCCGGAGGTAGCGCTTCAAGGCCTGCGACAAGTCTTTACCAGTGGGGAGGCCTTACCATCGGTTCAGGTGAGCCAGTTCAGGGATTACATTCATCGTTATACAGGAAGCCGTCTGATCAATCTGTATGGGCCGACAGAGGCGACTGTGGATGTTTCTTATTATGAATGTGATTTCAGTGTTCCTGTTCCATTCACGATTCCTATTGGCCGTCCGATCGACAATACGCGTTTTTACATTCTTGATCCCCAGGGCAAAGTCGTTCCATTAGGGGTTTCAGGAGAGTTGTGTATTGCCGGAGTGGGTCTTGCGCGAGGTTATTTGGGGAATGCAGGACTGACCGATGCGAAGTTCCGGTTTTCAGCAGGGATAAAGGGCGAGCGTTTGTACCATTCGGGCGATCTTGCCCGCTGGAGCGCATCAGGGGAGGTGGAATTCCTGGGCCGTATAGACCATCAGGTAAAACTTCGTGGTCAGCGGATTGAGCTGGAGGAGATCGGGGTTCACCTGTCTGCTCATGAGCAGATCGGGGAGAGTGTGGTTTTGTTGCTGGAGCAGCAGGGAGAGCAAAGCCTTGTGGCTTATTATATTTCTTCGGTGGAGCTGGGTACAGAGGAGCTCCGTAGTTTTCTTTCGGGTAAGCTGCCTTCTTATATGTTGCCCTCATATTTTATCAGGATGGATGTTTTTCCGTTAACGGGGAATGGCAAACTGGATCGCAAACGGCTTCCTGCTCCTGAGCTGTTGACCGGATCGGGCAGCTACGTTGCAGCTTCCGGAGCCATTGAGCAGCAGTTGCTGGAGATCTGGTCGGAAGTACTGAAAATTGAAGCTAGTCTGATCAGCATTGACCATAGTTTCTTTGACCTTGGAGGACATTCTTTAAGGGCGATGGTGGTATTGAATAAAGTTTTCAAACAATTAAAAGTTAAATTACCTCTACTGGAAATTTTCACCAACAATACGATCCGTTCCCTGGCCAGGCTCATCAGCGATACTGAACAATCCGTTTACCGTTCTATTCCAAAGGCTTCTAAAAAGTCCTACTACAGCACGAATTCCGCACAGAAAAGTTTATACTTCCTACACGAATATGACCGTGAATTTCTGGCTTATAACATGCCACGAATTGTCAAAATAAGTGGGGTTGTAACTACAGAAAAGCTGGTAGATACCTTACAAAAACTGGTGGCCAGACATGAAATATTCAGAACTTCCTTTGCATTGGTGGAAAATCAGCCAGTGCAATTGATAACAGAAAAGCCGGATTTTAACATTCCGATTTTCACCTCCGCTTCTATAGAAGAGACTTCTCAGCTATTGATGAGCCTAATTAAGCCTTTTGATCTGGCTCAAGCGCCCCTGATCCGGGCCGGAATTGTCAAGGTATCCGATACGGAACATTATTTAATGGTAGACACTCACCATATTATTTTCGACGGAATATCAAATGGAATCATGATCAGAGACTTTGCTGCGCTTTATAACAATGAACAATTGCCAGAGATTAAATTACATTTTAAAGATTACGCGGAATGGCAGCAGAGTCATATTCAACAGAAATTAATGCAGCGTAAAAAGGATTTCTGGATGAAAGAATTTGCTGAGGGAATTCCGGTATTGAATCTGCCTACCGATTTCACAAGGCCAGTCAGCAAAAGCCATGAAGGGAAAGTGATTGACTTTAAGCTAAACGAAGAGGAAAGCGGGGCGATCCGGGATTTGGCTGAAAATCAGAAAACCACTCTTTTTATGGTGCTGCTTTCCGCATTTTCCGTACTACTCAGTAAGGTAAGCGGGCAGGAAGATCTGGTTATCGGTACTTCAACAGCGGGACGGAACCATGAGGATTTAAACGAAATGATTGGTCTGTTTCTTTCCACGTTGCCTTTAAGAAATAAACCTAAAGCAGATCTGAAGTTTAGCGATTTTCTGGACATTGTTAAACATAGAACACTTGCAAGTTTTGAGCATCAAAGTTTTGAGTTTGATATCGCACTGGAAGTGGCCGGGGAACGAAGGGATTTAAGTAGAAATGCATTATTTGATGTGATGTTTATGCTTCAGAATTTTGAACGTTCGTCGGATATCATTCCGGATTTAAGTTTCGAGATGATCAACTGGGAGAATGCCGGAGCTAAATTTGACCTGACCCTTACTGCCATAGAAATAGACAAAGAGATTGCCCTCAATTTTGAATATTGTACCAAGCTTTTCAAAAGAGAAACAATAGAAAGATATGGGATCTGGTTAAGAAATATCATCAATCAGATTGTGATCAACAGCGAGATACCAATCGCTGATATTCAGCTGATGTCGGAGGTAGAGAAAGATGAAGTCTTAAACCAATTTAACTCTGCATTTGTGGAGTACCATACAAATGAAACCATTATTGATCTTTTTGAATACCAGGTAAGTCAAAGGCCGGAAGCAGAGGCATTGACCTATATGGATAGGGTTTTTACTTACCATGAACTCAATGAACGGGTTAATCGTCTTGCTCATTATCTGATCAAAAGGGAAGTGGCAATGGAAGAAATCGTAGCCCTTTATCTGGATCGCTCAGCAGAAATGATTATTGCGATGCTTGCTGTTTTGAAAGCAGGGGGTGCATTCTTGTGTATAGATCCTGATCAATGTCCTTCAGAGCGGTTGAAGTCAATTCTGACAGAAAGTAAGGTGAAAAATGTGATTGTAGCTGAAATGCATACGACAGATTTTTATGGGGCCGAAGCCCTTAGTTTTGCTGAAGTTGAGGGCTGTACTGATACCTTCCCGGTCAATAATCCAAAAAAAGTAATCCCTATATATTCACTTGCTTATGTGACCTATACATCGGGTAGTACCGGAACTCCAAAAGGAGTAATGATAGAACATCAGTCGCTTCTTGATTACGCGATGACATTTAGTGATTATTTTTCTGTTACTGATCAGGACCGGGTATTGCAAATGGCTTCGTTCACATTTGATACCGCCATAGAGGAAATTTTCCCTGCATTGATCAGCGGTGCAAGCATCGTTATGCTAAGTGAGCGGGTATTCAGCGGGAATTCCATCGCTGATCTTATTTACAAAACGAATGTCAGCATACTCAGCTCAACTCCATTGGTTCTTAATGAACTAAATGGCTTTGTTGATTATTTGGGAAGCTTACGAATCATCATTAGTGGTGGAGATCTTTTAAAAGCCAGTTATATCGATCAGTTATTTTATTGTTGTCCGATATATAACACTTATGGACCTTCGGAATCTACGGTATGTATGACCTATCATCCTATACTGAATTTGGAAGATGCGCCAATCATTGGCAGTCCGATCAGGAACAGGCAGGTTTTGCTGGTAGATGACCATGGGAATTTGGCACCGGTATCTTTAAAAGGAGAAATTTGTGTATCCGGAAAGGGCCTTGCCCGAGGTTATCTGAACGACCCGGAACTCAGTCAGGAAAAGTTTGTTGAAAACCCTTTTAGCGGAGGAGTGATGTATCGGACAGGGGATATCGGCCGCTGGCTTGAAGATGGCAGGATTGAGTTTTTAGGTCGAAAAGACAACCAGATAAAAATCAGGGGAATTCGTATCGAACCCGCAGAAATTGAAGCCTGTCTGAATAAATTTCCGGAAATAAAGGATGTGCTGGTTGTGAAAAAGGAGTACAAAGATTTTAGTTATCTGCTGGCCTATTATGTTGCAAATGAGCAGATTTCCCCAGATGACCTGAAATTTTTTCTTTCCACGCTTTTACCGGACTACATGGTTCCATTACAATATGTATTTATACCGGAGATGTCTATGACAATTACCGGGAAGATTGATCGGAATTCTTTGCCTGAACCGGAATTTGATTCGATGGAATATGTAGCGCCCGAAACACCGACTGAAGAAAAGCTGGTGGAGATCTGGTCCGCTTTATTAGGAATAGAAAAGGATGAAATCAGTGTAACTACAAGCTTTTTTCATATCGGAGGACATTCTCTGAATGCGATGGCCTTTTCGTCTGAGGTTTATCAATTTTATAATATAAAAATGCCGCTTAAAGAATTGTTTATCAGACCGACTATCCGCTTCACCGCGGATTATATAGACAAGCAGATGCTTATAGATGAGCATCCGGATAATCAGATGGTGGTTTCCCTTTAA